From a single Clostridium isatidis genomic region:
- a CDS encoding response regulator transcription factor translates to MFNVLVVDDEREIRDAIEIYLRGEGIKVFKAGDGVEALEILEREKVHLIILDIMMPKMDGIQTCLKIREKRNLPIIMLSAKGEDSDKILGLNVGADDYIAKPFNNLELVARVKSQLRRYEKPLEIEGENKDVITVRDLVINNKEKTVYLRGEEIKVTATEFKILKLLASNLGKVFSIKEIYERVWEEPFYRSENTVTVHIRRIREKIEINTKDPEYIKVVWGVGYKIEK, encoded by the coding sequence ATGTTTAACGTTTTAGTTGTAGATGATGAAAGAGAAATAAGAGATGCAATTGAAATATATTTAAGAGGAGAAGGAATAAAAGTATTTAAGGCAGGAGATGGGGTAGAAGCTCTAGAAATATTAGAGAGAGAAAAGGTACATCTTATAATTTTAGATATAATGATGCCTAAAATGGATGGGATACAAACCTGTTTAAAAATAAGAGAAAAAAGAAATTTACCTATAATAATGCTTTCAGCTAAAGGAGAAGATAGTGACAAAATATTAGGATTAAATGTTGGGGCAGATGATTACATAGCAAAGCCATTTAATAATTTAGAGCTTGTAGCAAGGGTAAAATCACAGCTTAGAAGATATGAAAAGCCTTTAGAAATAGAGGGAGAAAATAAAGACGTAATAACAGTAAGAGATCTTGTAATAAATAATAAAGAAAAAACTGTCTATTTAAGAGGAGAAGAGATAAAAGTTACAGCAACGGAATTTAAAATATTAAAATTATTGGCTTCTAATTTAGGAAAGGTTTTTTCAATTAAGGAAATTTATGAAAGAGTATGGGAAGAGCCTTTTTATAGAAGTGAAAATACAGTAACTGTCCATATAAGAAGAATAAGAGAAAAAATTGAAATAAATACAAAAGATCCAGAATATATAAAGGTTGTTTGGGGAGTTGGATATAAAATTGAAAAGTAA
- the truA gene encoding tRNA pseudouridine(38-40) synthase TruA gives MRNIKLTIEYDGTNYLGWQKQKNGATIQGTLEEAIKLLTKEEIELVGSSRTDTGVHAKAFIANFKTNSTIPADKFREAINHKLPEDIVIIKSEEVDINFHSRYDAKGKTYSYSIINRDIYPAIGRNYLYHIKKKLNINSMKEACKYFIGTYDFSAFKSSGSSVKTSIRTIKDLHIDEENEIIKIYVTGDGFLYNMVRIIVGTLLMVGNNKIKPEEITNIIESKDRQKAGICVPAKGLTLEKVYY, from the coding sequence ATGAGAAATATAAAACTAACAATAGAATATGATGGAACAAATTATTTAGGATGGCAGAAACAAAAAAATGGAGCAACTATTCAAGGAACCTTAGAAGAGGCTATAAAGCTTTTAACAAAGGAAGAAATTGAATTAGTAGGAAGTTCTAGAACTGATACAGGAGTTCATGCTAAGGCTTTTATAGCTAATTTTAAAACAAATAGTACAATTCCTGCTGATAAGTTTAGAGAAGCCATAAATCATAAATTGCCTGAAGATATTGTTATTATAAAATCAGAGGAAGTAGATATAAACTTTCATTCAAGGTATGATGCTAAAGGAAAAACATATTCCTATAGTATAATTAACAGAGATATTTACCCAGCAATAGGAAGAAATTATTTATATCATATAAAGAAAAAATTAAATATAAATTCCATGAAGGAAGCTTGTAAATACTTCATAGGAACTTACGATTTTTCAGCTTTTAAAAGTAGTGGAAGTTCAGTTAAAACATCTATAAGAACAATAAAAGATCTTCATATAGATGAAGAAAATGAAATAATAAAAATATATGTAACTGGTGATGGTTTCTTATATAATATGGTTAGAATTATTGTAGGTACCTTATTAATGGTTGGAAATAATAAAATAAAGCCGGAAGAGATAACAAATATTATAGAAAGTAAAGATAGGCAAAAAGCTGGAATTTGTGTTCCAGCAAAAGGTTTGACCCTAGAAAAGGTATATTATTAA
- a CDS encoding energy-coupling factor transporter transmembrane component T family protein: protein MIKDITIGQYIPGETFVHKLDPRTKILLTILYIISLFIVDKFVGYILIIGFLVLTVWAAKLPVRYLAKGIKPVLFLIIFTAVLNIFMVKGTLNNLIFEYGFIKVYKEGLLTAAFMALRLIFLIMSTSVLTLTTSPIELTDAIEKLLKPIGKEIAHELAMMMTIALRFIPTLMDETDKIMMAQKARGADFDNGGLMQKAKSLIPLLVPLFVSSFRRADELAMAMESRAYRGGAGRTRMKQLKFTNNDLLSFGLFSILFVGALLVRFYL, encoded by the coding sequence TTGATAAAAGATATAACTATAGGTCAATATATACCTGGGGAAACCTTTGTTCATAAGTTAGACCCTAGGACAAAAATACTTTTAACTATACTATATATAATATCCTTATTTATAGTAGATAAATTTGTTGGATATATATTAATTATAGGCTTTTTAGTTCTAACAGTATGGGCAGCAAAGCTCCCAGTTAGATATTTAGCTAAGGGAATAAAACCAGTACTTTTTCTAATAATTTTCACTGCAGTATTAAATATCTTTATGGTTAAGGGAACTCTAAATAATTTAATATTTGAATATGGTTTTATAAAAGTATATAAAGAAGGGCTTTTAACAGCAGCCTTTATGGCTTTAAGGCTAATTTTCCTAATTATGAGTACTTCTGTTTTAACTCTTACAACATCCCCTATTGAGTTAACAGATGCAATAGAAAAGCTTCTTAAGCCAATAGGAAAAGAAATTGCTCATGAATTAGCTATGATGATGACAATTGCCTTAAGATTTATACCAACTTTAATGGACGAAACAGATAAAATTATGATGGCTCAAAAGGCAAGAGGAGCAGATTTTGATAATGGTGGATTAATGCAAAAGGCAAAAAGTCTAATACCACTTTTAGTTCCTCTATTTGTAAGCTCCTTTAGAAGGGCAGATGAGCTTGCTATGGCAATGGAATCAAGAGCTTATAGGGGCGGAGCAGGAAGAACTAGAATGAAGCAGTTAAAATTTACAAATAATGATTTACTTTCTTTTGGTTTATTTTCAATTTTATTTGTAGGAGCTTTATTAGTAAGATTCTATTTATAA
- a CDS encoding energy-coupling factor transporter ATPase: MSIKIENLVHVYMPKSPFEKVALNNVNLEINDGEFVALIGHTGSGKSTLIQHMNGLLSPTSGKIIIDGIDITKKDVKLSDIRKKVGLVFQYPEYQLFEETIEKDIEFGPRNLGLEDEEITRRVKRAMNMVGLDYETYKDKSPFDLSGGQKRRVAIAGVIAMEPKTLILDEPTAGLDPKGRDDILNQIKILHDEYKMTIIIVSHSMEDVANIAERVIVMNNGEVALQGNPSEVFVEVEKLEKIGLAVPQVTYLMRKLRNKGFDVSTKVYTIEQAKEELLKLLKSNVSRG, from the coding sequence ATGTCAATTAAAATAGAAAATTTAGTACATGTGTATATGCCAAAATCACCTTTTGAGAAAGTGGCATTAAATAATGTTAATCTAGAAATAAATGATGGAGAATTTGTAGCTTTAATTGGACACACAGGTTCTGGAAAATCAACATTGATACAACATATGAATGGATTATTAAGTCCTACATCTGGAAAAATAATAATAGATGGCATAGATATTACAAAAAAAGATGTTAAGCTTTCTGATATAAGAAAAAAAGTAGGTTTAGTATTTCAATATCCAGAATATCAATTGTTTGAAGAAACAATAGAAAAAGATATAGAATTTGGTCCTAGAAATTTAGGATTAGAGGATGAAGAGATAACAAGAAGAGTTAAAAGAGCCATGAATATGGTAGGTCTAGACTATGAAACTTATAAAGACAAATCTCCTTTTGACTTAAGTGGGGGACAAAAAAGAAGAGTAGCAATTGCTGGTGTAATTGCTATGGAACCAAAGACACTTATATTAGATGAACCAACTGCCGGATTAGATCCAAAGGGAAGAGATGATATTTTAAATCAAATTAAAATTCTTCATGATGAATATAAAATGACAATCATAATAGTAAGTCATAGTATGGAGGATGTTGCTAATATAGCAGAAAGAGTTATTGTTATGAATAATGGAGAAGTTGCTCTTCAAGGAAATCCTTCAGAAGTATTTGTAGAAGTAGAAAAATTAGAAAAAATAGGCCTTGCAGTACCTCAAGTAACATATTTAATGAGAAAACTAAGAAATAAGGGTTTTGATGTAAGTACAAAGGTATATACAATAGAGCAGGCTAAAGAAGAATTATTAAAGCTATTAAAATCCAATGTATCTAGGGGGTAA
- a CDS encoding Spx/MgsR family RNA polymerase-binding regulatory protein, which yields MAVLFIEYPKCTTCKKAKKFLQENNIEFIDRNISEENPTREELKDWLNKSGLKINKFFNTSGVLYREMQLKDKVKTLGEEELLDILSSNGMLVKRPIIVNGDTVLVGFKEEEWKERLVKDKNYQ from the coding sequence ATGGCAGTATTATTTATAGAATATCCAAAATGCACAACATGTAAAAAAGCAAAAAAGTTTTTACAAGAAAATAATATAGAATTTATAGATAGAAATATATCAGAGGAAAATCCAACAAGAGAAGAGTTAAAAGATTGGTTGAATAAAAGTGGTCTTAAAATAAATAAATTTTTTAATACTTCAGGGGTATTATATAGAGAAATGCAGTTAAAAGATAAAGTAAAAACCCTTGGAGAAGAAGAATTACTTGATATACTATCATCAAATGGAATGTTAGTAAAAAGACCTATAATAGTTAATGGTGATACAGTATTAGTTGGTTTTAAAGAAGAAGAATGGAAAGAAAGATTAGTAAAAGATAAAAATTATCAATAA
- the rplM gene encoding 50S ribosomal protein L13, which translates to MKSYIAKAQEVERKWYVVDAAGKPLGRVASQVASILRGKNKPTFTPNVDCGDFVIVINAEQVVLTGNKLDQKMMRKHSLYPGGLKETPYREVLAKKPEFAFEEAVRRMLPSGVLGRKMLKKLKVYRGAEHGHEAQKPEVLELKY; encoded by the coding sequence ATGAAATCATACATTGCTAAAGCGCAAGAAGTTGAAAGAAAATGGTATGTAGTTGATGCTGCTGGTAAACCACTAGGAAGAGTTGCTAGCCAAGTTGCTTCAATTTTAAGAGGAAAAAATAAGCCAACATTTACACCAAATGTTGATTGCGGAGATTTCGTTATAGTAATCAATGCAGAACAAGTTGTTTTAACTGGTAATAAGTTAGATCAAAAGATGATGAGAAAGCACAGTCTATATCCAGGTGGATTAAAGGAAACTCCATATAGAGAAGTGTTAGCTAAGAAGCCTGAATTCGCTTTCGAAGAAGCTGTAAGAAGAATGCTTCCAAGTGGCGTATTAGGAAGAAAGATGCTTAAAAAATTAAAAGTATATAGAGGTGCTGAGCACGGACACGAAGCTCAAAAACCAGAAGTACTTGAATTAAAGTACTAA
- a CDS encoding HAD family hydrolase produces the protein MKGVIFDFNGTMLFDSDKQEKAWRMYIKKMIGRDVSDEEFKERVHGRNNSDILEYFSGKKLTEQEIDEMGEEKEVIYRRLCLEDKENFKLVEGVEELLNYLKENNIPFTIATASGRKNVEFFFENLNLDKWFNLERVVYSDGTIKGKPNPDIYLKAAEIINMAPKDCLVFEDAKSGIIAAERAGIGKIIAIASTSEPEYFNDIKAVSKVIRDFTGFKDYI, from the coding sequence ATGAAGGGTGTAATTTTTGATTTTAATGGAACTATGCTTTTTGATTCTGATAAGCAGGAAAAGGCATGGAGAATGTATATTAAAAAAATGATAGGAAGAGATGTTAGTGACGAAGAGTTTAAAGAAAGAGTTCATGGTAGAAATAACTCAGATATATTAGAATATTTTTCAGGTAAAAAATTAACTGAACAAGAAATAGATGAAATGGGTGAGGAAAAGGAAGTTATATATAGAAGATTATGTCTAGAGGATAAGGAAAATTTTAAGCTTGTAGAGGGAGTTGAAGAATTATTAAATTATTTAAAGGAAAACAATATTCCCTTTACTATAGCCACAGCTTCAGGAAGAAAAAATGTAGAATTTTTCTTTGAAAATTTAAATTTGGACAAATGGTTTAATCTTGAAAGAGTGGTTTATAGTGATGGAACTATAAAAGGAAAACCTAATCCAGATATATATTTAAAAGCTGCAGAAATAATAAATATGGCTCCAAAAGACTGCTTAGTATTTGAAGATGCTAAGTCAGGAATAATAGCAGCAGAAAGAGCTGGTATAGGAAAAATAATTGCTATAGCATCTACATCAGAACCAGAGTATTTTAATGATATAAAGGCTGTATCTAAGGTTATAAGAGATTTTACAGGATTTAAAGATTATATTTAA
- the cwlD gene encoding N-acetylmuramoyl-L-alanine amidase CwlD, with product MKKLKTVLSLTLLFLFCIFPVKINAVEKEGKIILIDPGHGGIDGGASTKNGPLEKDINLQISLKLRDALENEGYKVYLTRESDEGLYSQGKTVREKKREDLKRRREMKKETNCHVFISIHQNKFPQAKCYGAQVWYAANDKSQLLANFVQEALKETIKDNNKRVSKPAGDDYLILRDDYDGASILIECGFLSNPEEEKKLQTEEHQNLIVNGISLGLERYFEEIEKKA from the coding sequence ATGAAAAAGTTAAAGACTGTATTATCGTTAACCTTATTATTTTTATTTTGTATTTTTCCAGTAAAAATAAATGCTGTAGAAAAGGAAGGAAAAATAATACTTATTGATCCAGGACATGGAGGAATAGATGGAGGGGCTTCAACTAAAAATGGTCCTTTAGAAAAGGATATAAACCTACAAATAAGCTTAAAATTAAGGGATGCTTTAGAAAATGAAGGCTATAAGGTATATTTAACAAGAGAAAGTGATGAAGGCTTATATTCTCAAGGAAAAACAGTAAGAGAAAAGAAGAGGGAAGATCTAAAAAGAAGAAGGGAAATGAAAAAAGAAACAAATTGTCATGTTTTTATTTCCATTCATCAGAATAAGTTTCCTCAAGCAAAATGCTATGGAGCCCAAGTCTGGTATGCAGCTAATGATAAAAGTCAATTATTAGCTAACTTTGTACAAGAAGCTCTAAAGGAAACTATAAAAGATAATAATAAAAGAGTGTCAAAACCAGCAGGAGACGATTACTTAATATTAAGAGATGATTACGATGGAGCTTCAATTCTTATAGAATGTGGATTTCTATCAAATCCTGAAGAGGAAAAGAAACTTCAAACAGAAGAACATCAAAATTTAATAGTAAATGGAATTTCCTTAGGATTAGAAAGATATTTTGAGGAAATTGAGAAAAAAGCATAG
- a CDS encoding sensor histidine kinase — protein sequence MKSKIKNYLTGIWGIEILIFLFLVPTIFIGYYQALNNEFVEIGAGTFDALLNKEKYIKGMIYYESKDISEYIYANTNNLEDISDIKYDNERFIGPSNYSNIFYILINKKTGEYTTNDQDLFESIPYESKTREEVEKKTEEYLKEYDFVSVKIDNEKINNYYVKINSDNLKKGNIEDYIEIYYRHPSVYFYLIKTESITAKVLIGATILTLILFLKLVVNLLFYRKNLHLEIRVFKNLFYVLKYGLKYKNTRNKILLSFGIAIGVILIYLYLVAGIRNENILVTFLTRYPFKGTLILILIPLGTVLYSLKKSLDISIINDGLKKINSGDFDYTLDDIGEREVRELVENINKIKTGYKIALNEQVRNEKIKTELISSVSHDLKTPLTSIINYVNILNNKNITEQERIDYLRILEKNSRRLQSLIEDLFEVSKLNSGKMKIEKSKLDIISLIYQGVGEYSSLYEEKNIEFKVNSNAEEIFVDLDGKLISRVFENIIVNALKYSLANTRVYIDVIDKENAVEVVFKNIANYEMNFNAEEMFERFARADKSRNSSVEGSGLGLAISKSIVELHNGSINIEVEGDMFKIFIILPKQ from the coding sequence TTGAAAAGTAAGATAAAAAATTATTTAACTGGTATATGGGGAATAGAAATACTAATTTTTCTATTTTTAGTTCCAACAATATTTATAGGTTATTATCAAGCTCTTAATAATGAATTTGTGGAAATTGGAGCAGGAACTTTTGATGCATTATTAAATAAAGAAAAATATATTAAGGGAATGATATATTACGAAAGCAAAGATATTTCTGAATATATATATGCAAATACAAATAATCTTGAAGATATAAGTGATATAAAATATGATAACGAAAGATTTATAGGTCCTTCAAATTATAGCAATATCTTTTATATATTAATCAACAAAAAAACGGGAGAATACACAACAAATGACCAGGATTTATTTGAAAGCATACCTTATGAAAGTAAAACAAGAGAAGAAGTAGAAAAAAAGACAGAGGAGTATTTAAAAGAGTATGACTTTGTATCAGTAAAAATAGATAATGAAAAAATTAATAATTATTATGTAAAAATAAACTCAGATAATTTAAAAAAGGGAAATATAGAAGATTATATTGAAATATATTATAGACATCCATCAGTATATTTTTATCTTATAAAAACAGAATCAATTACTGCAAAGGTTCTTATTGGAGCTACAATATTAACTTTAATATTGTTTTTAAAACTTGTTGTAAATTTATTATTTTATAGAAAGAACCTTCATTTAGAAATAAGAGTATTTAAAAATCTGTTTTATGTTTTAAAATATGGATTAAAATATAAAAATACAAGGAACAAAATATTACTATCCTTTGGAATAGCTATAGGAGTTATATTAATTTATTTATATTTAGTTGCAGGAATAAGAAATGAAAATATATTAGTTACATTTCTTACTAGATATCCCTTTAAAGGAACATTAATATTAATTCTTATTCCATTAGGAACTGTTTTATATTCCTTAAAGAAAAGCTTGGATATATCAATAATAAATGATGGCTTAAAAAAGATAAATTCAGGAGATTTTGATTATACCCTTGATGATATAGGAGAAAGAGAAGTAAGGGAACTAGTAGAGAATATAAATAAAATAAAAACTGGATATAAAATAGCTTTAAATGAACAAGTTAGAAATGAAAAAATAAAAACTGAATTAATTTCAAGCGTATCCCATGATTTAAAGACACCCCTTACGTCAATAATTAATTATGTCAATATACTAAATAATAAAAATATAACAGAACAAGAAAGAATAGATTACTTAAGAATATTAGAAAAAAACTCAAGGAGATTGCAATCATTAATAGAAGATTTGTTTGAAGTTTCAAAATTAAATAGTGGAAAAATGAAGATTGAAAAATCAAAATTAGATATAATTTCATTAATATATCAAGGGGTTGGGGAATATTCTAGCTTATATGAAGAAAAAAATATAGAATTTAAAGTGAATTCTAATGCAGAAGAAATATTTGTAGATTTAGATGGAAAACTAATATCTAGAGTGTTTGAAAATATAATAGTAAATGCATTAAAATATTCATTAGCCAATACAAGAGTATATATTGATGTAATTGACAAAGAAAATGCAGTAGAAGTAGTTTTTAAAAATATTGCTAATTATGAAATGAATTTTAATGCTGAAGAAATGTTTGAAAGATTTGCAAGAGCTGATAAGTCTAGAAATTCTTCTGTAGAAGGTTCTGGTTTAGGCTTAGCAATATCAAAAAGCATAGTTGAACTTCATAATGGAAGTATTAATATAGAAGTTGAGGGAGATATGTTTAAAATATTTATTATCTTGCCAAAACAATAA
- a CDS encoding NAD(P)-dependent alcohol dehydrogenase — protein MKGFAMLGIGKVGWVEKDRPVCGPLDAIVRPLAVSPCTSDIHTVWEGAIGERHNMILGHEAVGEVVEVGNLVKDFKAGDRVLIAAITPDWSTLEAQAGYSMHSGGMLSGWKFSNFKDGVFGEFFHVNDADGNLAHLPEGLDLESAVMLADMVPTGLHGVELADVQFGDTVCVIGIGPVGLMSVAGASIRGASEIFAVGSRPNCVELAKEFGATAIINYKNGDIVEQVMKLTNGKGVDRVIIAGGDGETTFAQAIKMLKPGGRIGNVNYLGSGDNVLIPRAEWGCGMGHKTIAGGLMPGGRLKMEKLASLVLSKRIQPSKLITHKFHGFEHIEEALLLMKDKPKDLIKPIVIIE, from the coding sequence ATGAAAGGTTTTGCAATGTTAGGAATAGGAAAGGTAGGCTGGGTTGAAAAGGATCGTCCTGTATGTGGTCCTTTAGATGCAATTGTTCGTCCTTTAGCCGTTTCTCCTTGTACTTCTGACATACACACAGTATGGGAAGGTGCTATAGGAGAGAGACATAATATGATACTAGGCCATGAAGCTGTAGGAGAAGTTGTGGAGGTAGGAAATTTAGTTAAAGACTTTAAAGCTGGAGATAGAGTTCTTATTGCAGCCATTACTCCTGATTGGTCTACTCTAGAAGCTCAAGCTGGTTATTCAATGCATTCAGGTGGAATGTTATCAGGATGGAAATTCTCTAATTTTAAAGACGGGGTTTTCGGTGAGTTCTTCCACGTAAATGATGCTGATGGAAACTTAGCCCACTTACCAGAAGGACTAGATTTAGAAAGTGCTGTTATGTTAGCAGATATGGTTCCTACAGGATTACATGGAGTAGAATTAGCAGATGTTCAATTTGGTGATACTGTATGTGTAATAGGTATCGGTCCCGTTGGACTAATGTCTGTTGCTGGAGCATCTATAAGAGGAGCTTCTGAAATATTTGCTGTTGGCTCTCGTCCAAATTGTGTAGAATTAGCTAAAGAATTTGGGGCTACAGCAATAATAAACTATAAAAATGGCGATATAGTTGAGCAAGTTATGAAATTAACTAACGGAAAAGGTGTAGATAGAGTTATTATAGCTGGTGGAGATGGAGAAACAACATTTGCACAAGCAATTAAAATGTTAAAACCTGGTGGGAGAATAGGTAATGTTAATTATCTAGGATCAGGAGATAATGTATTAATACCTAGAGCTGAATGGGGCTGTGGTATGGGACATAAGACTATTGCTGGAGGACTTATGCCTGGTGGAAGACTAAAAATGGAAAAACTTGCATCATTAGTTTTATCAAAGAGAATTCAACCATCTAAATTAATAACTCATAAATTCCATGGATTTGAACATATAGAAGAAGCTTTATTGCTTATGAAAGATAAGCCAAAGGATCTAATTAAACCTATAGTAATAATTGAATAA
- a CDS encoding YitT family protein translates to MLMKFKINNHMIIDFILITLGCFIASAGVNIFLVNAELLSGGVTGIALILQYLFNIPSGISTFLINIPLIILSYKLLSKRFTIYTTIGMSASSLFLVLTNNIPDFFKLDDTLLYCIYGGVLCGLGYGLVFSRNGSTGGIDIVSMILRKRNSNLEIGKLGFTFNIFIILLAAIIFNPSKALYTLIFIYIQATVLDKVISGFNSKKLLLILTEKEEEIIKYVIKDMNRGVTSLIAEGEYTHNLKKMLYVAVTTPQMVQLKRKILMIDPNAFITIIDVSEVNGKGFYGI, encoded by the coding sequence ATGTTAATGAAATTTAAGATTAATAATCATATGATTATAGACTTTATACTCATTACCCTAGGCTGTTTTATAGCCTCAGCTGGTGTTAATATTTTTCTTGTAAATGCAGAACTTTTAAGTGGTGGAGTAACTGGTATAGCCCTTATTTTGCAATATTTATTTAATATACCATCTGGTATTTCTACCTTTCTTATAAATATACCTTTAATAATCTTAAGCTATAAGTTGTTAAGCAAAAGATTCACCATTTACACAACTATAGGTATGTCAGCTTCATCGCTATTTCTTGTATTAACAAATAATATACCAGACTTCTTTAAACTAGATGATACATTACTTTACTGTATCTATGGTGGAGTATTATGCGGATTAGGCTATGGATTAGTTTTTTCGAGAAACGGCTCTACTGGTGGTATTGATATAGTATCAATGATCCTAAGAAAAAGAAACTCTAATTTAGAAATTGGAAAGTTAGGCTTTACCTTTAATATCTTTATTATACTTCTAGCTGCAATAATATTTAACCCTTCAAAAGCCTTATATACTTTGATATTTATTTATATACAGGCTACAGTTTTAGACAAAGTTATTAGTGGATTTAATAGCAAAAAACTTTTATTAATTCTAACTGAGAAGGAAGAAGAAATTATTAAATATGTTATAAAAGATATGAATAGAGGAGTTACTTCCTTGATTGCTGAAGGTGAATATACTCATAACCTTAAAAAGATGCTTTATGTTGCTGTAACCACTCCTCAAATGGTACAGTTAAAGAGGAAGATATTAATGATAGATCCAAATGCCTTTATTACAATTATTGATGTTTCTGAAGTTAATGGGAAAGGATTTTATGGAATTTAA
- the rpsI gene encoding 30S ribosomal protein S9: MSKVQYMGTGRRKKSIARVRLVPGSGRVVINNREIDQYFGLETLRMIVNQPLVLTGTKDKFDVLVNVHGGGFTGQAGAIRHGITRALIKSDESLKPELKKAGFVTRDPRMKERKKYGLKKARRAPQFSKR; encoded by the coding sequence ATGTCAAAAGTTCAATACATGGGAACTGGAAGAAGAAAAAAATCAATTGCAAGAGTTAGACTAGTACCAGGAAGTGGTAGAGTTGTTATAAACAATAGAGAAATAGATCAATATTTCGGTTTAGAAACATTAAGAATGATTGTAAACCAACCATTAGTTTTAACAGGAACTAAGGATAAATTTGATGTTTTAGTTAATGTTCACGGTGGTGGATTCACAGGTCAAGCTGGAGCTATCAGACACGGAATAACAAGAGCATTAATTAAATCAGATGAAAGCTTAAAACCAGAATTAAAGAAAGCTGGATTTGTTACTAGAGACCCAAGAATGAAGGAAAGAAAGAAATACGGTCTTAAGAAAGCAAGAAGAGCTCCACAATTCTCAAAGAGATAG